atttaggaaattttttacgtatcacttccaatggctgttgtacaaaatattggcacagagttgggctatttaacattccctgtgggaggaccctccattgaaatcttttaaccggttgagaattattataagtaggcactgtgaaagcaaatctttctttgtctttttcttgtaagggtattgaaaagaaacagtcttttaaatcaataactatgagaggccatccttttggtaacagagtaggcaaaggaattccagattgtagagagcccatcggctgaattactttgttaattgctctaaggtctgttaccattctccatttaccagatttctttttaataacaaatacaggagaattccaagggctggttgactgttcaatatgctgagcatttaactgttcttctaccagctcttctaaagcctggagtttctctgttgttaaaggccattgctgaacccatacaggcttgtctgttaaccattttaaaggtagagctgttggtatttttggaagattatcagttgttgtgccctgttcctgtataatatggatggctggtgaccactcaaaataatgccttctaatatttctctcagaaacatgtgctagtttatgatttgtttctgagattggagggattttaatctgagtattccattgttgcaacaagtctcgaccccacaggttcatagctatgttagcgacatatggttttaattttcctctctgtccttctggacctatacattccagccatcttgcactctgtttcactccagataatgtcccaattcctaacagttgaacgtttacctcttgaagaggccaagctggatgccaaaattctggtgcaattatggtaatgtccgcacctgtgtctaccagaccagacaacaaaacaccatttatttttatcgttaattttggtctctgttcattaatagaagtttgccgaaaaattttctttatgttttctcctgaattttctattctctctttttcatcatcctgaccagcatgatttattccaatagtcatttggttatttaatcgctcagagcagggatttcctctacagctgcaggaaagttttgaactggttttgctatgggggcctgcatgaggcccctccgggagtttcccgaaaactgaggcaaaggattaccctgtctgtcctttgttgatctacattcgttggtccagtgttttcccttaccacaccttctgcatactccagaaggaaggggcattctgttgccattgttccttgaagaaacattgcttctaggaatgacctgtttacagtcccttttaaaatgtccttgctttccacacccaaaacatctaacaatcctcaaaccttttgaaattacttctcctacccacgtatcatcatgctcatcagcctcaacattaattgtttctctaatccaatcttccaaaggtgcagatcttgcccttaacggccttattattcttttgcatgctgcattcgcattctcaaatgccaaagcttcaattatttccttactagcttctgatcctgagaccattctgtttactgctgaagccagtctttctaaaaaatctgtgaaagattctttttggccttgcataacctttgtgaatgactcaggtttttttcctggttcatcaactctgtcccatgcattcaaggctgccattcgacataaaattacggtttgaacatcatataaacattgtgtttgtattgaagcatattggccttctccaataagctgatcctgacaaacttgtattcctttatccctccattgtgtttctacgtttctagcttcctccttaaaccacgttagaaattgaattctctggctgggttccagaacagcttgtgcaaggtcccgccagtcctgtggtataatcctattatatgttgaccaagagtttaacatttgctttacatatggggaatgtatgccataagatactattgcctccttaaaccttttaaaatccatcagttcaattggagcccagatattttgtgtagccatttgatcaggcatctgctgtacggttacaggataaattaagggtgactgtgtgaaaacaggctttctttctgtaaccttatgatccaaacttgaaccaacttcactgttaaaattaacaggtttttctaaagctgttatcctggcacttaaatcgactatctttttaaatagtaaaatgagaataagcatggtgataaactgcataattcccataatactaatcttttcatatagttgttccattgtcagactgcctaaaatttcaaaaacccaattttcttccaatgtacacagaaaacccatttttttttaaatgtggaaaaaatttgtcttttaaatagtttcctttatgacttaccaaatctgcgtagaacagtagaaatccgagtgaatttcaaaagagccacctagtgtcctaggtgtgaatccagagagagagagagagagagagagagagagacagagagagagagacagagagaaacagagacagagagaaagcaagagagaaagcaaaagcgaaagtgaaagtgaaagtgaaagcgaaggggtagccggctaaagcttaaagccagccacttgttccctcttgagccaagtcaaggcttggctttacaggcaggggccctgtttagcagggcaggcctgagctgtttgtagcactggctttaagcaagcagctcacagtccagcctgagcccaagcagacctgggccggggctagggagccagctgctccggctagggagccggccccaagcagtttttaatggattcttgtcacgttgggtgccagatgtagatgtaaccaatcgtctttttaaaataagaaacacagagccaatgtaaaaaagaaagctgagaggtcagagctcagagataaaatcttacctcctgcagtgctcctagcttccccgagagagggaggtacttcctgtgtccctgtttaaataatctttctgttctgccttctcattggttgtaaacccaaccacatgactgcctcatcactgcctgtaagtaccgccctccaggtcttaaaggcgtatgtctccaatactggctgtatccctgaacacacagaaatctacctagctcttctaaccaccacgctcttactatggctctaatagctctgaccccagggcaactttatttattaacataaaattaaaatcgcatttcagtacaaataaaatatcaccacacgtCTGCACACGAAGAAGCGTGTGGCTTCTAACTAGCATTTAGCCAGTGAAAATTTGACATTTAACTTCTGTGTCATTCCATCTGTTGTCATTTCCAAGTGGCATGTGAGGTTAAAGAAAATGACTGATTTGACAGTTCACTAAAATTTACCAATTGCCTAAATATTAGCTGTTAATTCTCATTAGTAAATAAATGTTGATGCTTCTGTGTATCTCCTGTGTGTTatgtttcatgtgtgtatgtgtgtgttttatgtgttagTGGGTGCCTCTGTGAAGGGCTTTTGGGCCTTACCTTCCAACTtatttgagacagactctcttcTATGATTTGAACCCCAGATGAGGTGGCTcagaagctcacagagatcctcttgtcttcaTTCTCCAAACTCTTAGGAGCTCATATGGCAGATGTCTCTGCTGCTGGAtctgcctttcatttttatttcactttattttatttcatgtgtctgtgcttgagtgtatatatgtgtacatatgtgaagAAGCTCCTACATGTGagaaggggcatcagatccccgggaTCTGGAATCTCAAGCTCTTATGAGCTGTTCCATCTGAGCTTGGGAGTGAACCTTGGTCATCTGCAAAAGTGGgaaaggctcttaaccactgagccatcactgcaGCCCTTGGAAATGTGTTTTAATGTTGTGCTTTAGAtacaaactcgggtcatcagatTTCTGCATCAAACACTATTATCCATTGAAATATTGTCCCATCTCTTGAATGCTTCccctttgatatgttaataggcACCTCAGGTAGACATTTTTCCTGAGTGTCTTTGCATCCTAACAGTTTTGAGTTGTGGATACTATCTAGGATACAAGGTGATAGGGAAAGTCCCTCTTGGGGCAAGGCCATGCAGCTTGCCTCTACTTGAATAGCAATGGAGCTCTGTTCCTTCTGCATGCCTCTCTGCCATATGCTTTGTGCCCAAAAGACTGACAGAAAAGTTCCCATTCTAATTCCTAATTGCTTCCTTGTGCAATTAGGTGCTCATTTCGTTTTCTTTTGTGACATGACCAAGGTGTTTGAAAGTTACTTCAGATCCTTGTGGAGATGCTGTCAGAGttgctcattttgttttcttttgtgacatGACCAAGGTGTTTAAAAGTTACTTCAGATCCTTGTGGAGATGCTGTCATCATGGGTCTAGAAGTGAGTTGAAAATCACCAGTCTTCTGGGAAAGAATACCAAGAGATTATGAACCTTTAAATCGGGGAAAGTGTCCCATCCCAGTTATAGCAGAGTCTCACTTCTCATGGCAACACCTACCATCGTGGTGTCACTGAGCACTGAGGTGAGTGACCAGAGAATAGGAGTAGCAAGAACTAAAGACATTAGAAGCACTCCTTGGAGAAGCCATGCTTTCGCTATTGGATAAGTTTTATTTTCTAGCTAAGTACCTATCTTAATTGTGCTTGTACTTAAGAAGTCTTtgttaaaataatcttttaacaGCTCTgctgaaaggaaagagagaaagaggtgagaaaggaaagaagatagaatcaaaggaagaaaggagggaaggaaggaagaaaagaaagaaagaaggaaggaagttaaGATATAAAGGAATAGGTGGGGTAGGGTAAACTCTGGTGTTGGTATAAGAACAGGGAATTTGAATAGGTTTTTAGATGAAATTTGGGCTATTTCTGTCTCAGAGCAGAGTCAATTGTCCTTAGTCCTCCCTAAGGTGTGTGAACCCTGCTCCTCCCATGAGTCTCTCATAGTAGAAATATCTTAGTAAAGTATCTCCTATTGATATCACCTCATTTCATCTGTCTAGCTTCGCTTGGTCGCCTTTGTCTCTGTCTATCCTCTGTGGCTCTGGCTccatctccctcatcttctcTCTATCTCTACGTGTCTCTTCCTAAGTTTTAGATTTAAAgagaagatttatttgtattcttctttttgtttactGATAATATTGGGGAATCCCAACCAGGGCATTTTGCCAACTGGACAAGCCATGGGCTACATCCCCATCTCATTATAAATAGCTTGAAGTACTTTtaatcttttcatttctattatgAATCAATTTATGTATTTCTGGAAAATGCTATAATCTATTTTTTATATCTGAATAGATAGATTATAGGAATGGGTGGAATATTGTTACTGGTAGTTGAAATTTTTATCAATGATAGAATTATAGGGTGACTATTCTACTAGGAAAGATGAATTTTATGGAAGCTTGAAAATTAAGAGTTAAAAATGGAATTAATTACAAGTAAGGAATACATGCATACTAGGAATAGTATTTATTTCTTGGTATTTTAGCTattcttaaaaatgaaacttgTTTTCCTGATTCTATATCTATGTTTCACTAAATATACCCCCAAACTGGTTGTTATGTGGTTCCAGCTCACATGCTTTCTGCAAGAACATAATGATAAAGTACTCTTGTCATGTGAAGAATTAGGCCGGTTCTCTTCTGGAAAATACACACAGGTATGTTtgactttctttatttttcttgtcttgtcACTGTCTAGAGTTTCAAAGCTGTCATATATCTCCTCATGTCATGTAATTCTGTGAATAAGTTAATCTCAGACCAAAATAACAGCATAAAAATTCTGTCATATTATATATACCTATCTAATACTCTTCTAACTCTTGCTTGTAGACAAAATACAAGTTTATCAATGACTCTAAGCTTTATAACACTAACCTATGTGTCCAAGTCAGTGTCATCTTAATTGACTCATCCCCTTAGCTCTATAGCACACATTGCAAGAATTTCTCATTTATTGACCACAGTGcccttactttttaaattagaatCAAGTTTTAACTACAAACATTTATCATATTAACCATTGTCAGTGTATAGTGCAGTCATGTGAAAAATGATCCTATTGATATGCAGCTGATTTCCAGAACATTTCATTACAAACCAAAAATTCTGTGCCCAAGGAACAAACACTCATCACCTTCTCTTTGCATCCCTGTCAATCATCACTctattgtcttttaaattttcattacatGATTCACAGACTGTTGGGAAGGAATGTACACATcacacagcatgcatgtgtggaggttagaagatgtttggggagctggttctctcctttcattgtgtagtttaatttttaaatattttaattaacaaaCATAGTACTTGAtgtcattatggcattttcaagcAAGTTTATTGACTATCCTCTTCCACTTTCCTTGTCCATTTTCCCCAAATCCACTGGCACTTCTCtataaatttataattctttTCACTTTAATGACACATTTGTCCTATTTCCTCCCCCTTGACTTCTCAATACCACTTCTGCATCTTTTGACCTCCTTTCTGGAAGCATATCCTATAATCACATACTCTCAACACTTCCGCACACATGGGCATTGTTATCCATGTCGCTCtttgagaaagaacatgtggtttttgttttcctgtgtctttgtcACCTTCTTGACTTCTTTGTAAGTTTTTCCTGagtatttcatgatttcattctcCTTTACAGATGAACAAAATGTGTATATAGGAAACTTCCATTATCTACTGATGAATTTCTGGATGGACATAATTTCCTTGTTATTGTGAATAATTCAACAGTTTACATGGATTTACAAACTTCTCTTGGGCAGGACATAGAATCCTTCGGGTACATGCCCCAAAATTATACAACTATGTTACCTAGTAATTCTATTTTAGTATATTGAGAAAGCTAATAACTGTTTATATTGTATGTGATGCAAATGGATATACATTTTATGCAAAACCATTCATGGTCAGAAGGTCTGACCATTGAGTcaaaaaaaacatttacaaaagaAGTGACTGTATCTTCCTGAGATTCTTCCTGAGAACAGTTGAGACTCTGGAGAGAAATGGTATGGAATGTCAAATCCCTCATTTATCCCTCTTACTCAACACTGGCCACTCTCTGTGGGGCTTTGTATCTGCTCATGTCCCCTGATCCTTGCACAGCATTGGTCATTATTAATAACAACAGTTGATGACCCAACACATGGGAGATGCAGTAACACTCCAATTGGAACTTGGTAATGATGTGCAAATTTTGTTGAAGAAAACCAAGACTAATTTGTAAGTCTTCTACAACATTCTACTTTCCTATAGAGCAGAAACAAGGGTTCTTATTTCACCTATGGTAGGCAGCTTTAACTCCTGCTTTTATTTATGTTAATTTGTTTTGATTAATAACTGTTTATATTGTATGTGATGATAGCTTGTTTCAACTTTGATTGACAGCAcctcattttatttccttaattattGGTGATGTTGGGCCTCATTTTGCatacatttttaacatttctggATTGTTTATAGGAAATTTATCCAGGTTTGGAACCCACttctcatttgttttatatttaagatttttcaaacttagttttaaatattctttttaggGTAGATAGATGAGTCAGTCTTTCaaagtgcatactgctcttactTTGAATTTGAGTCCAATTACTAGCTCCTACcactggctcacaaccatctacaaatCCATCTGCCTGAGAGTCCATGCTTCAGGCCGCTACTGGGATTCATATTCATAGGCAGCCACCCCAGTACACACACAATTAACactaaaatatatcttaaaagaaattattctttatattctgaatatttaatCCCTCATTCCAAATATGATTTTCAcacattttctcttgtttttcacaATGAATTTTGAGTTTTGGTCATGTGAATTTCAGAAATTATgggatgttttaaaaattctttctttgaaaattgacCCTAAATCACTGTGTTtagtcaaaaacaaagaaaacattagtTCCTGGGGAAGGAttatttgagacagtttcactttgtgtagcactggctatcttcgaagtcactctgtagatcaggtgaGCCTCAAATTCACATATATGTCTGCCTCTATTTATTGCTGTTTTGAAGGTCATGTGGCACCTGGTCCTGTGAAAACATTAATCTTCAGTAAACATATTCAAAACTTCCCATTTAAAGAGTGAAGATATGTCCTTCAATAAAGAACAAAGTTTTAGAAAATCTTCTTTAATGAGAGAGCTATGTAACTACAGCAAActgataaatatattatttaagctAACATGATGACATAATGCACATCCATAGTATATTACCAGGGTCTGTTgaccataataaacttatttacatttttaataggaGTGAAAATGGCTTCTGACAACTTGGCAATGGGAATTTTCCTCTTTTCCCAGATTACAGTGGGAGTGCTTGGAAATTCCTCAATACTATTTTATTACCTCATTTTGATACTCACTGGAAGGCATTTAATGCCAAAAGATCTGATTATAGAGCACTTGACTTTAGCCAATGGCTTGTCTCTCATCTCAAGAGGCATTCCACGGACAATGTCAGATTTTGGATTCAAGTATTTCCTAGATGATGTTGGATGTAAATTGATAGTATATATTTACCGCATAACAAGGGGGATGTGCCTGTATGCCATGTGCCTACTGAGTTGCTTCCAAGCGATCACAATCAACCCAAGCAACTCCAGGTGGATGACTCTTAAACACAGAGTGACCAAGTACATTGGTCCCTCCTGCTCACTAGGCTGGATTGTGCACCTGATTCTAAACATCTTGACTCCAGCAAGAGTGCCAGGGCCCATTTACAACAAAAATGCAACTAGCAGGATGAAATATGGATACTGCTCATGGTTTGCCTCTGGCAATGTGGCAACTGCACTGTACATGTTCTTACTGTGCTTCTCTGATGGCCTGTGTTTGGGTCTCATGGCCTGCTCAAGTGTCTCCATGGTGAGTCTCCTCTACAGACATAAGAGACAAGTCAAGTACATTCACAGTGCTCAAAACTTTCTGAAAGTCTCACCTGAGGACAGAGCTGCTCAAACTATCCTCCCCCTGGTGTGCATATTTGTCATCTCTTACTTATTCTCATCCATTGTGGTCATCTTTGCAACCTATTCCAAAGGTCCAACACTATGGGGAGTAAGTGTATTTCTATTTCTAGAAATATGCTTTCCCATAGTTTGCCCCTTTGTTCTCATCAGCAATATCAAGTCTAGTTCCAGCATATTTTTACCCTGCTGTAGTAGGAAAAAGTTTCTTCCAAGTTCAACATGAGCCCTGCTCATCTGCCATTGCTTATGTATTGgcatattattttatcttttgtagATTGCTAAGACTCTAGTTTGAAAATATTGAGCATACTCCTGTATccatctccttcagcaaatcctactggtgtgtgccacaacaACTAGCAATAAAACTCAAGGCCATGTGTatgaaagacttcaacataaaatcagatacagtGAACACTGAAAATGAGGAATAGCATTAAACTCATTGACACAGGGACAACATCCTGAACAGAACAGGGAGAGTGCAAGcagtaagatcaacaattaataaatgggacctcttggaTGTGAAAACTTTTTTAAGACAAAGGATGCCacaataggacaaaatgacagcccgcagaatgggaaaagatttttcacCATTCTACATCTGATAaagggctaatattcaaaatatataagtaactcaagaaactatacatgaataaaccaaataatctaatttaaaaataaggtacagatctaaacagagaattctcaatagaggagtttgaaatggctaagaaacacttaaagaaatgttcaacatccttagccatatttgaaatggaagtcaaaactactttgagattccatcttatacctgtcagaatggctaaaatcaaaaacacaagtgacatctcatgcttgtaaggatgtggagcaaggggaacactcctccattgctgatgggggTGCAAACTTCTagagtcactatggaaatcagtgttgcAATTCCTCAAATAACTTATAATGGATCCACCTCAAGATGCAGcagtaccactcttgggcatataaccaaaccATGCTCCATTCTACCAAAAAGACATTTGATCAAGTATTTTCATAgtaactttattcataataaccagaaactagaaatgaCCTAGATGACCCCCAACTgtagaaaggataaagaaaatgcaatacATTTTAATGGAGTGGTATCAGTGGTTTAAAAAATggtgtcatgaaatttgcaagcaaatggatagaacttaAATAATCATCTTGAGTGACAAAACCAGttgaagaatatttatttaaccatgcaaagatgtgttgcattttttatgttgcagaatatttgtttaactatgtaaagatgtattgcattttcttaattatgtaaagatatgttgctgtttAACTTGCCTGCCTAAGCgacctgatttgtctaataacAAACTGAATATCCAAGAGTtgggaggaggtataggcagaatTTCTGAGCAGGGAGCATAAGTAGAAAAAGGAATTTAGGTTCCAGagtgtgagaaaaagaaaagaaaaaaagagatgacaGAGATGCCGAAATcgagccagccagacatagaggtaAGAGGaaaataggacatacagaatgaaagaaaggtaaaaagcccaaagcaaaatttaaagaatagatacagcttaaattaatttaaaagagttAGTgagataagcctaagctaagacagaacgttcataattaataagtctttgtgtcttTGTTGGGAAGCTGGTTGGCAgctcaaagaaaacaccaactcCAGTAACCCATAGGCAGAGagtcaaacatggtatgtgttCATTGAAAAGTGGATaataactgtaaagtaaaggataaccatgatacaatccatagacccagaaatGCTAAGGAACAAAGAGGGCTCAAGTggagatgcatggatctccttggaatgggaaataaaatagatttttcaggTGGCATGAGGGTGGGTAGGGATGGGAATTGGTGGTGGCAGGTGTaggtggagagatggagggaaagaatatgaggAGAAATGACTGAAATTAGCATTTGGTGAGCAATGTGGatacctagtgcagtggaaacttcctgcaATACACAAAGGTAACCCTAATGAGGACTCTTACTAATGGAGAATATGAAGGCTGAACTATCCATCTTTAACTAAGCTAGGAGTTCCCCAAGATCTGAGGAGAGGGACAAAAAGGAATTGTGGAAaacagaggggtcaaagacactgGGAGTGCATGGCCTGAGAAATCAACTAAGCAAAGCTCATGgtagctcacagacactgaagctgCAATtgcagagcctgcatgggtctgggttaggtcctctacatatatcgTATGGTTGTCAGCTTGGGGTTTTGAGCGTCTTCTGACAGTGGGACGTTGATagctctgactcttttgcctactcttgggCCCGTTTTCAATCCTTGCCCATCCTTGATGTGAGGGCTTGTGCTTGGACTTATTGTGTCTTATTGTGCTGTATTCAGTTGATGTTACTGGGATGTACTCTATAATAGAAGAATaagtatgaatttttta
The nucleotide sequence above comes from Peromyscus maniculatus bairdii isolate BWxNUB_F1_BW_parent chromosome 1, HU_Pman_BW_mat_3.1, whole genome shotgun sequence. Encoded proteins:
- the LOC102906082 gene encoding vomeronasal type-1 receptor 4-like; translated protein: MASDNLAMGIFLFSQITVGVLGNSSILFYYLILILTGRHLMPKDLIIEHLTLANGLSLISRGIPRTMSDFGFKYFLDDVGCKLIVYIYRITRGMCLYAMCLLSCFQAITINPSNSRWMTLKHRVTKYIGPSCSLGWIVHLILNILTPARVPGPIYNKNATSRMKYGYCSWFASGNVATALYMFLLCFSDGLCLGLMACSSVSMVSLLYRHKRQVKYIHSAQNFLKVSPEDRAAQTILPLVCIFVISYLFSSIVVIFATYSKGPTLWGVSVFLFLEICFPIVCPFVLISNIKSSSSIFLPCCSRKKFLPSST